GATGCATATCGACGGTTTTTGCCATGATTTAGGTCCTGAAAGGCATTCCGAGGTGGCGCAGAAGCGCACGCCCCTGCTCGTCGGTGCGAGCGCTGGTGGAGAAGGTGATGTTCATACCCTTGGGTTTCTCGATGCGTTCGTAGTTGATCTCCGGAAAGATGATCTCCTCGCGAACACCGAGCGTGTAATTCCCGCGGCCGTCAAACGCCTTCGGCGAGACGCCCTTGAAGTCGCGCACGCGCGGCAGCGCGAACGAGACCAGCCGGTCGAGAAATTCGTACATCTGATCGCGGCGCAAGGTGACCATGGCGCCGATCTTCTGGCCGGCGCGCAGCTTGAAGACGGCGATCGACTTCTTGGCCCGGGTGACCACCGGCTTTTGCCCGGTGATGGCGCCCAGCTCTTCCACCGCCGTGTCCAGCACCTTCGGGTTGGTCACCGCTTCGCCGAGGCCCATGTTGATGGTGATCTTCTGCAGGCGCGGCGCCTCCATCGGATTCTTCAGGGAGAACTCGCTGATCAACTTGGCGCGGACTTCACTGTCGTAAAGTTTCCGTAAGCGAGGCGCGCCCGTGCGCTTGACCCGCTCCATCGCCACCTGGGCCTTGGCCCCGCCGGCGCCCTTGCCGCCACCTTTGCCGCCCTTGGCCTTCGCCTCGGCGCGGGCCGCCTTCTTGGCGGCGGCCTCCGCCTCCTGCTCGGGCGTCAGGGTGGGCTTGGCGCCCTTTGGGGCTTTATCCGCTTTATCGTCGTCGGCCATGAACTGGTTCCTTTGCCTTGCTCTGTTCCAAATCGTGTTTCGCTAGGACGTCTCGAACGGTGTGCTGCACTTGAGGCACAGCCGGCGCTTCTTGCCGTCCTCGCGCTGTTCGACCTTGGCGCGACGGGCGGCCGCGCACTTG
This genomic window from Polyangia bacterium contains:
- the rplE gene encoding 50S ribosomal protein L5, with the protein product MERVKRTGAPRLRKLYDSEVRAKLISEFSLKNPMEAPRLQKITINMGLGEAVTNPKVLDTAVEELGAITGQKPVVTRAKKSIAVFKLRAGQKIGAMVTLRRDQMYEFLDRLVSFALPRVRDFKGVSPKAFDGRGNYTLGVREEIIFPEINYERIEKPKGMNITFSTSARTDEQGRALLRHLGMPFRT